Proteins from one Vespula vulgaris chromosome 23, iyVesVulg1.1, whole genome shotgun sequence genomic window:
- the LOC127071724 gene encoding dynein axonemal heavy chain 7-like has protein sequence MYENNQITLKPNIKDLFYVFHDILSNIENVAQELVPFEKCFNIKTNHEYIKIKLPQWFVESSYNKLQVGLENMFQPIMNDLATIIDQFGIICDGTNVKETIQLLISQKLDFDVCLIEIKKYNMYRNTAKSMVKNMYYDIGQLNQEPVKEALIKYCSEIIDIFTKELVNYHLTYNQLICSEFENLKAKALNVPKDAKRLTELIDYMLHDSKVLVKGLKERIYKSTEMLSILLEITTLTNDHMRINKDTIRWLNLIQPIFAQSNIICEAIKSDFEDDLQKRINTLNVEVDNLFPYLIILDNMDDIKKVQENSEHYDDLIRKVKEIEDQVITINAEESSFKFPETEFPRVVELKEIVNPFYCLVNVICQWQRDKSIWLNGPFEYLNPDVIKEKTADYFTKITEMNKQFKSQIKMDVTSNKSFKFSGITDDPDPMQQPAPLKLSWQALNDIQQFKVYIPLVMCVCNPALKQQHWKEMSIISQFDLTPNAGTTLQKIINFNLIENIKKYEIISTKATKELCLYQQLSEMQQMWYTISFEIVYSNKTKLFEFKKQDDIDSLLEDHFVKIEEMRASHFVESISSPLRDFHFSLKKIQEIIILWFEIQKYKSSVSSIFYCQATETYLSQENSLYREVNKILENIQNRISENATFYTIQNDFDILNNLYDANIKMDQIIKSVHNYLDGKRLEFERFFFLSNIEIQNILFELDNTDKLQLCLQKCFPGIKKLRFDKTYNIYSILGDCNEKLQLNTNIRIIFNGEQEWLCTLQKVLKNIICENLQQCYLHFEEKDVCDWITNVPSMVIICISRIYWTSLVQSCYSPFNLLLLKTVYKKYLELFTSLSNQVKNNIMHQERKLLMSLIIITANHEEIIKLLIENNVNSSTDFNWLAQMRYYWTESDIKISLCNATVNYGYEYNYYQQHLVNTPLTDRCVRTLMEAYNYHLYGTIIGSVATGKTETIKYLINSLAMPYYILNMNERFTYKFILYVLKGLISCGTWICFKNLDKLKLSVLSAVTQTIVNVHQITSTNLKSVMFEGTKLNLNPNGNICIIMNVQHTKYYELPDNLKILFRTISIIKPDLSQIIEIELLASGFCNGRELAAKLIVIYKLLSEQLLDRPHYKFNMCSLKTIIKTARMLKIHFQTEDENVLLLRSVIDIILPIFCSEDMIIFQNIIHNIFPCIKLPSLNYDAVLMALENVCKSRSLHFHEILKLKSLQIFELMHVQHAIILVGGPLTGKTEMLQILADTFLLLHKWKDNNGAKVTLEIINPGVINNNQLFGQYKRELSLWEDGLCSKIFRTFATNTSSDKKWLIFDGSLSDVWVENLYTVIDSNKLLHLISGERILMTQTMSIIFETINLVNVSPVIVSHCGMIYIEPQSIGWKPYILSHISKNQMYNKYEKIMYSLLSWSLDACLQFVRLNCSMTINVGELHLVTSTLSLFEMYLIEACNEQLERKENLDHFVIWSQAALMLSLVWVLGGNSCTAFQIKFNEFCIALWNDAHKKYPRPPEIKNYDIALPTEGLIQDNLYIFKGVGNWKHCNDLLKVEIITDMCNFDQKYVPTLNSVKYSHLFLTHIKYCKPFLICSNTTTGKTVFLQNLLKNKLSKHKYLTNTFNFSSLRTAEKAKYLFLSYLSRIKKKYYTLPEDKYCLNLIDDLNLNTDTNIDSKSVLELIRQYFNYGYWYDTKILEKIFITNISFLLTITTGHDKHNICPRFMRHFNVYTFPELTTDNIYKIFSNMLLTNLKNNLFSTDILNNVTSITNATIDVYNSIFNTLRPIPAKVQYLFNIRDIYRVISGCSLIQKESVDTKIIFIRLWVHETLRVFGDRISDDDDKEILYQSIKEAVNKYFKDPFESAFDHLSKFDNKITKDSLKYLLFCNFIEMEKTSPKYKKYEEISSMEILKDTIMSYMKYYNNNNNEKIDIVITQEILMNLVQICRILAMPSGNAIIISTVRSGKRSITKLASYIQLEQKFFEPTMDSYYNFNVWREDLKEILRICGESQKNCTFYLTDRQMKNIFLQDINCLLNTGEIPDLFSSEEKLSIIVATRIHAQKGDPNAEINISAVMDYFVQQCKNNLHFVLGFSPINNTMRKYFYLYPNLIKYCTINYYDTWPEDALVEIARIHIKTIDIPENIKDSVIKACINFHNDAKINSMMYLKDNGIPIYVTNSAFLHNVKLYTHLMTKKQKEIITTRNRYMTSLEQLEIAAKQVEKMSMTLTILKPELELSAQRTIKTMREVENENLTVEKATILIKKEEGIANKKAEIAGALKSECETDLAVAIPILEDAVLALNTLKPTDITLVKAMKNPPDTVKLVMAAVCVMLGIAPDRVVDPISGKKITDYWGPSKRILGDMNFLQNLKDYNKDNIPSMVIQIVKNVYMTDKNFVPHIVAKASSAAEGLCKWVRAMVSYNEIAKVVAPKKEKLATAQKECDEAEAFLNEKRQTLSNLNIKLATLNNSLQDTLQKKLKLEEEVSNCTKKLQKAESLIASLGSEKERWLQFVYNLQLNYDNLAGDMILSSGIIAYMAPYNIKCRDKMIEKWIKLLQILKLPYSKSYDFVNILGVEFKISSWYLSGLSKNRFSTENAIIMENSKLWPLFIDSQNQANNWIKEIEKKNGLKVVKFTDSDYISIIQYNIENGNPILLENIGEELEVAIDSLLLKNIYKNGDDWYLKIGRTITKYSLNFRLYITTRLPNPHYLPHVYNKLIVIDFSLSCEALQDKLLDIIIGKERLDLQEQFENIWIEDAINREALKSHEDKILNTLSSTSTNIIEDEKAIQILDSSKTLSLEIIRKQEQAEKMKNKINMVRSTYMQYTNFCAGLFTTLNALSNLNHMYRFSFKWFIQLFTRSIQGSNKNIPLEKRLKLLKYSFTQNLHSSVRRSLFEKHKLVYSFLLCSKILLDNKQTTEKEINFFSVTDIKYPNISNLYKAPIWLSTKLWNKICYINDNLPNFHGLAQDISSNDVAWKIYWTSDHLETQTLPDPWNETLGPFQNLILAKIAKPDKIIYHIIYFVENYLGKMFNFSSEYSMSQSYAESSCLHPLLFILPTYSLPLSFLSAYASTIGYSSKYISLSMEDTQQKKAEILIKKAQKDGGWIFLQNCHLAVPWLFQLEKICENFNASNTSLTFRLWLSSYSINEFPISILQNSVKITIDDPINIKENLLRSFQSKSIKNKNIFDCCPGKEKIFIKFLYELCFFHTVVKEKNNFGLQGWNIPYDFDYFDFETSIMQLQNLINKHEDISIEAISYFIGECNYGGKIMNKYDQRCINYLLNYYCNDNITYSQYFFSNNPKYLLPRKCEYNEIIKHIQNMSINHSAEVFGTDENAIAFRDVKESTEFLTYMSLMSSMTSSKIDEFIEADKLTIINNIEAEISNICIVENVENIYHSTLSNPLNIVLIYEIELLNKTLIEMRKTLTDLRSAFNGDIILSNYLEELWKLIYNGQIPYIWKKVANNMEAINLSEFISYLVKKRNFIKDWIENERPYLIHFGALSYCKMFLSVSKLMFSRKHNVPIKKIYSDLKILTIYEPSKIEQKFNDNFFIYGLYLIGAQWNSEKMTLTNSVPGMYRYDMPIICLKFVTKEIILQNVYKCPVYTICVENNIKKSNANFTRSNQMRSLHIHIMTVPLKTNICVAHWIRRGTALYC, from the coding sequence ATGTATGAAAACAATCAGATTACTTTAAAAcctaatataaaagatttattttatgtattccatgatattctttcaaatattgaaaatgttGCTCAAGAATTAGTTCCATTTGAGAAGTGTTTTAACATAAAAACAAATCATGAATATATTAAGATCAAATTACCACAATGGTTTGTTGAAAGTTCTTACAATAAATTACAAGTGGGACTAGAAAATATGTTTCAACCCATAATGAATGATCTTGCAACTATTATTGATCAGTTTGGTATTATATGTGATGGTACAAATGTAAAGGAAAcaattcaattattaatttcacaaAAGCTAGATTTTGATGTTTgtctaattgaaataaaaaaatataatatgtatcgtAATACTGCAAAGTCAAtggtaaaaaatatgtattatgatATAGGTCAATTAAATCAAGAACCTGTAAAAGAagcattaataaaatattgctcTGAAATAATTGACATATTTACAAAGGAATTGGTGAACTATCATCTAACATACAATCAACTTATTTGTTCTGAATTTGAAAATCTTAAAGCAAAGGCTTTAAATGTACCTAAAGATGCAAAGAGATTAACtgaattaattgattatatgTTGCATGACTCAAAAGTCTTAGTAAAGGGATTgaaagaaaggatatataAATCAACAGAAATGTTAAGTATTCTATTAGAAATAACTACATTAACAAATGATCATatgagaataaataaagacaCTATAAGATGGTTGAATTTAATACAACCCATATTTGCACAAAGCAATATTATATGTGAGGCAATTAAAAGTGATTTTGAAGATGACCTTCAAAAACGGATAAATACTTTAAATGTTGAAGTAGATAATCTCTTTCcatatcttattattttagataatatgGATGATATTAAGAAAGTTCAAGAAAATTCTGAACATTATGATGATCTTATCAGAAAAgtcaaagaaatagaagatcaAGTTATCACAATTAATGCAGAAGAATCATCTTTTAAATTTCCAGAAACTGAATTTCCAAGAGTTGTTGAATTAAAAGAGATAGTTAATCCATTTTATTGTCTTGTTAATGTTATTTGTCAATGGCAGAGAGATAAATCTATATGGTTGAATGGACCTTTTGAGTATTTGAATCCTGATGTGATTAAGGAAAAGACTGcagattattttacaaaaattacaGAGATGAATAAACAATTCAAGTCACAAATTAAAATGGATGTTACatcaaataaatcatttaagtTCTCTGGAATCACAGATGACCCAGATCCTATGCAACAACCTGCTCCACTGAAACTATCCTGGCAAGCACTTAATGATATTCAACAATTTAAAGTTTATATACCACTtgtaatgtgtgtatgtaatcCTGCACTCAAACAACAACATTGGAAAGAAATGTCTATTATATCACAGTTTGATCTTACTCCAAATGCTGGAACTACACttcagaaaattattaattttaatctaatagaaaatataaagaaatatgaaattataagtACAAAGGCTACTAAAGAGCTTTGTCTTTATCAACAATTGTCAGAAATGCAACAAATGTGGTAtacaatttcatttgaaatagtTTATAGCAACAAAACCAAATTGTTTGAATTCAAAAAACAAGATGATATAGACAGTCTTCTTGAAGATCATTtcgtaaaaatagaagaaatgaGAGCATCTCACTTTGTTGAATCTATATCCTCACCTCTTagagattttcatttttctctcaaaaagatacaagaaataataatactttggTTTGAGATACAGAAATACAAAAGTTCTGTaagttcaatattttattgtcaAGCAACAGAAACTTATTTATCCcaagaaaattctttatatagagaagtgaataaaatattggaaaatattcaaaacaGAATTTCAGAAAATGCTACTTTTTATACTATACAGAATGATTTtgatatattgaataatttatatgatgcaaatattaaaatggatcagataataaaaagtgttcataattatttagatGGTAAAAGATTAGAGTttgaaagattcttttttctatcaaatatagaaattcaaaatatattatttgagtTAGATAATACTGATAAATTGCAGTTATGTTTACAAAAATGTTTTCCTGGTATCAAAAAATTAAGATTTGATAAAACTTATAACATCTATTCCATTTTGGGAGACTGTAATGAGAAGCTTCAACTCAATAcaaatattagaataatatttaatggtGAACAAGAATGGTTATGTACTTtacaaaaagtattaaaaaatataatctgtGAGAATTTACAACAATGTTATTTGCATTTTGAAGAAAAGGATGTATGTGATTGGATTACAAATGTACCAAGCATggtaataatttgtatttctcGTATTTATTGGACATCTTTGGTTCAAAGTTGTTACTCAcctttcaatttattattactaaaaacagtttacaaaaagtatttagaattatttacCAGTTTATCTAAtcaagttaaaaataatataatgcatcaagaaagaaaactgttaatgtcattaataattataactgcTAATcatgaagaaattattaaattattaatagaaaataatgttaattctTCTACTGACTTTAACTGGTTGGCACAAATGCGTTATTACTGGACTGaaagtgatataaaaatttcactaTGTAATGCTACAGTAAATTATGGctatgaatataattattatcaacaaCATTTAGTAAATACACCATTAACTGATAGATGTGTTCGTACATTAATGGAAGCTTACAACTATCATTTATATGGGACTATTATTGGATCAGTGGCAACTGGCAAAACAGaaactattaaatatttaataaattctcttGCCATgccttattatatattaaacatgaaTGAAAGATTtacttacaaatttatattatatgtattgaaAGGACTTATTTCTTGTGGAACATGGATTTGTTTTAAAAACTTAGATAAACTGAAGTTAAGTGTACTATCTGCAGTTACACAAACAATCGTGAATGTTCATCAGATAACATCAACAAATTTAAAATCTGTAATGTTTGAAGGAaccaaattaaatttaaatccaAATGGAAATATTTGCATTATTATGAATGTGCAACATactaaatattatgaattaccagataatttgaaaatactttttcgtacaatttctataataaaaccAGATCTCAGccaaataatagaaatagaacTTTTAGCATCTGGTTTCTGCAATGGAAGAGAACTTGCAGCAAAATtgattgtaatttataaattgttatcaGAACAATTATTAGATAGACcacattataaatttaacatgTGCTCAttgaaaacaattattaaaactgCAAGGatgttaaaaattcattttcaaacagaagatgaaaatgttttattgcTACGTTCAGTAATTGACATAATTTTACCAATATTCTGTAGTGAGGATATgataattttccaaaatataatacataatatatttcctTGCATTAAGTTACCATCTCTCAATTATGATGCAGTTTTAATGGCTTTAGAAAATGTATGCAAATCAAGATCTCTGCATTTTCATGAAATACTGAAACTAAAAAGTTTACAGATTTTTGAATTAATGCATGTTCAACATGCTATTATACTTGTTGGTGGTCCACTTACAGGAAAAACAGAAATGTTACAGATTCTTGcagatacttttttattactgCATAAATGGAAAGATAATAATGGTGCAAAAGTTACACTAGAGATCATAAATCCAGGGGTCATTAACAACAATCAATTATTTGGTCAATACAAAAGAGAATTGAGTTTATGGGAGGATGGTTTATGTTCTAAAATATTCCGTACCTTTGCAACAAATACTTCATCAGATAAAAAGTGGTTGATATTTGATGGATCCTTGAGTGATGTATGGGTTGAAAATTTGTACACTGTAATAGATAGCAATAAATTGCTTCATTTAATCTCTGGAGAAAGGATTTTGATGACACAAACAATGTCTATAATATTTGAAACTATAAATTTAGTAAATGTATCTCCAGTTATTGTATCACATTGTGGTATGATTTACATTGAACCACAATCTATTGGTTGGAAACCATATATATTATCTCATATAAGTAAAAATCAAATGTATAATAAGTATGAGAAAATAATGTATTCATTATTAAGTTGGTCATTAGATGCTTGTCTTCAGTTCGTACGTTTGAATTGCTCAATGACAATAAATGTAGGAGAATTACATCTTGTGACATCAACATTAAGCTTATTTGAAATGTATTTAATAGAAGCTTGTAATGAAcagttagaaagaaaagaaaatttagatCATTTTGTTATATGGTCACAAGCTGCTTTAATGTTATCTTTAGTATGGGTTCTTGGAGGAAATTCATGCACagcttttcaaataaaatttaatgaattctGTATTGCACTTTGGAATGATGCTCACAAAAAATATCCACGTCCAccagaaattaaaaattatgatattgcTCTGCCTACTGAAGGATTGATacaagataatttatatatttttaaaggtGTAGGTAATTGGAAACATTGTAATGATTTATTGAAAGTTGAAATAATAACAGATATGTGCAATTTTGATCAAAAGTATGTTCCAACTCTTAATTCTGTTAAGTATAGTCATTTATTTCTTACACATATCAAGTATTGCAAACCTTTTCTTATTTGCAGTAATACTACAACAGGTAAAACTGTTTTTTTACAGAAcctgttaaaaaataaattatcaaagcacaaatatttaacaaatacttttaatttttcttctcttagaACTGCAGAAAAAGcaaagtatttatttttgtcatatttgagtagaattaaaaaaaaatactatactTTACCAGaagataaatattgtttaaactTAATAGATGATTTAAATCTAAATACTGACACAAATATTGATTCAAAATCTGTGCTAGAATTAATAcgacaatattttaattatgggTATTGGTATGACACAAAAatacttgaaaaaattttcattaccAATATCAgctttttattaacaataactACTGGTCATGACAAACATAATATTTGTCCTAGATTCATGCGACATTTTAATGTTTACACATTCCCTGAACTTACAAcagataacatatataaaatattttctaatatgcttttaactaatttaaaaaataatctttttagcacagatatattaaataatgtaacAAGTATAACAAATGCTACAATTGATGTTTACAACTCAATATTCAACACCTTGCGTCCAATACCTGCCAAAGTGcagtatttatttaatattagagACATATATAGAGTGATAAGTGGTTGTAGTCTTATCCAAAAAGAATCAGtagatacaaaaattatattcattcgtTTGTGGGTACATGAAACGCTGCGTGTATTCGGTGATCGGATTtcagatgatgatgataaagagATCTTATATCAAAGTATAAAAGAAGCTgtgaacaaatattttaaagatccGTTTGAGTCTGCTTTTGACCATTTATCGAAATTTGATaacaaaattacaaaagaTAGTCTAAAATACCttctattttgtaattttatagaaatggagaaaacttcaccaaagtataaaaaatatgaagaaataagTTCTATGGAAATATTAAAGGACACAATTATGTCTTACAtgaagtattataataataataataatgaaaaaattgatattgtaATAACACAAGAAATTTTGATGAATCTAGTACAAATTTGTAGAATATTAGCAATGCCTAGTGGAAatgcaataattatttctactgTTAGATCTGGTAAAAGATCAATAACTAAACTCGCTAGTTATATACAATTAGAGCAAAAATTCTTTGAACCTACTATGGAttcgtattataattttaatgtttggagagaagatttaaaagaaatattacgtatatgtGGAGAATCTCaaaaaaattgtacatttTATCTTACTGATAGACAAATGAAGAATATATTCCTTCAagatattaattgtttattgaATACTGGTGAAATACCTGACTTGTTTTCAAGTGAAGAAAAACTTAGTATCATAGTAGCAACACGTATACATGCTCAAAAAGGTGATCCAAAtgcagaaataaatatttctgcTGTAATGGATTATTTTGTTCAgcaatgtaaaaataatttacattttgtaCTTGGTTTTAGTCCCATCAATAATacaatgagaaaatatttttacttatatcctaatttaatcaaatactgtacaataaattattatgatacATGGCCAGAGGATGCTCTTGTTGAAATAGCTAGAATTCATATAAAAACCATAGATATTCcagaaaatataaaggataGTGTAATAAAAGCTtgcataaattttcataatgatGCAAAAATAAATAGCATGATGTACTTAAAAGATAATGGAATACCAATATATGTTACAAACTCAGCTTTTTTACACAATGTAAagttatatacacatttaatgactaagaagcaaaaagaaattattactaccagaaatagatatatgaCAAGCTTAGAGCAACTTGAAATAGCAGCAAAACAAGTAGAAAAAATGAGTATGACATTAACAATTCTAAAACCCGAATTAGAACTATCTGCTCAAAGAACTATAAAGACAATGAGAGaagttgaaaatgaaaatttaactGTAGAGAAGGCTACAAtccttataaaaaaagaagaaggaattgCCAATAAAAAGGCAGAAATTGCTGGAGCTCTCAAATCTGAATGTGAAACTGACCTTGCAGTAGCTATTCCTATTCTTGAAGATGCTGTTTTAGCTTTAAATACATTGAAACCAACTGACATTACTTTAGTCAAAGCTATGAAAAATCCTCCTGATACTGTAAAGTTAGTGATGGCTGCTGTTTGTGTTATGTTAGGCATAGCACCAGATCGAGTCGTTGATCCTATTagcggaaaaaaaattacggaTTATTGGGGTCCAAGTAAACGTATTTTAGGAGATATGAATTTCTTACAAAATTtgaaagattataataaagataacaTACCATCTATGGTTAtacaaattgttaaaaatgtttacatgactgataaaaattttgtacCTCATATTGTTGCTAAAGCATCAAGTGCAGCAGAAGGACTTTGTAAGTGGGTAAGAGCAATGGTGTCTTATAATGAAATTGCTAAAGTGGTGgctccaaaaaaagaaaaattagcaACAGCTCAGAAAGAATGTGACGAAGCAGAagcatttttaaatgaaaaacgtCAAACTCtttctaatttaaatataaaattggcTACTCTGAACAATAGCCTCCAAGAtactttacaaaaaaaattaaaattagagGAGGAAGTAAGTAACTGTACAAAGAAATTGCAAAAAGCAGAAAGTTTGATTGCAAGTCTTGGAAGTGAAAAAGAACGTTGGTtacaatttgtatataatcttcaattaaattatgataatttgGCTGGAGATATGATACTTTCTTCTGGGATAATAGCTTACATGGCTCCATATAACATCAAATGTCGAGATAAAATGATAGAGAAATGGATCAAGCTTCTGCAAATTTTAAAATTACCATACTCTAAATCTTATGATTTTGTGAATATACTTGGAGTGGAATTTAAAATAAGTTCGTGGTATCTTAGTGGCTTATCTAAAAACAGATTTTCCACAGAGAATGCTATTATTATGGAGAATTCTAAATTATGGCCTTTATTCATTGATTCTCAGAATCAAGCTAATAATTGgattaaagaaatagagaaaaaaaatggtctTAAAGTTGTAAAATTCACAGATTCTGACTATATATCCATCATAcagtataatattgaaaatggTAATCCAATTTTGTTAGAAAACATTGGAGAAGAACTTGAAGTTGCTATAGATTCActgttgttaaaaaatatttataaaaatggagATGATTGGTATTTAAAAATTGGTCGAACTATCACAAAGTATTCACTCAATTTTAGATTGTACATCACAACAAGATTACCTAATCCACATTATTTACctcatgtatataataaacttaTTGTAATagatttttcactttcttgTGAAGCTCTTCAAGATAAacttttagatataattattggaaaagaaagattagacCTTCAAGAGCAATTTGAGAATATTTGGATAGAAGATGCTATCAATAGGGAAGCTCTTAAATCACatgaagataaaattttaaatacattgTCATCTACCAgtacaaatattatagaagatgaaaaagcTATACAGATATTAGATTCTTCCAAGACACTTTCTttggaaataataagaaaacaagaacaagctgaaaaaatgaaaaataaaataaatatggttCGAAGTACTTATATGCAATATACTAATTTTTGTGCTGGATTATTTACAACACTTAATGCATTATCAAACTTAAATCATATGTATCGCTTTTCATTCAAATGGTTTATCCAATTATTTACACGGTCCATCCAAGgatcaaacaaaaatattcctCTTGAGAAAcggttgaaattattaaaatattcatttacacAAAATCTTCATTCAAGTGTCCGTAGATCTTTGTTTGAAAAACATAAActtgtttattcatttttactatgttctaaaattttattagataataagcaaacaacagaaaaagaaattaattttttttctgtcacAGACATAAAGTATcctaatatttcaaatttatacaAAGCACCAATTTGGTTATCAACAAAGTTGTGGaacaaaatttgttatataaatgataactTACCTAATTTTCATGGTCTTGCGCAAGATATTTCTTCTAATGATGTAGCTTGGAAAATATATTGGACTTCAGATCATTTAGAAACTCAAACATTACCAGATCCATGGAATGAAACTTTAGGCccatttcaaaatttaatattagcTAAAATTGCAAAGCcagataaaatcatttatcatataatatattttgtggAGAATTATTTgggaaaaatgtttaatttctCATCTGAATACTCAATGTCACAATCATATGCAGAATCTAGTTGCCTTCATccgcttttatttattttaccaaCTTACTCTttgcctctttcttttctttctgcttaTGCAAGTACCATTGGTTATTCATCAAAatacatctctctttctatggaAGATACACAGCAAAAGAAAGCAGaaatacttattaaaaaagCACAAAAAGATGGTGGATGgatatttcttcaaaattgtCATCTTGCTGTTCCATGGTTATTTCagttagaaaaaatttgtgaaaattttAACGCATCAAACACATCTTTAACTTTTCGATTATGGCTATCCAGTTATTCTATTAATGAATTTCCTATAAGTATTTTGCAAAACAGTGTGAAAATAACAATAGATGATccaattaatattaaagaaaatttattgagatcttttcaatcaaaatctataaagaataaaaatatttttgactGTTGTcctggaaaagaaaaaatatttataaaatttctttatgaaCTGTGTTTCTTCCATACAGTtgttaaggaaaaaaataactttggGCTGCAGGGTTGGAATATTCCatatgattttgattattttgacTTTGAAACATCCATTATgcaattacaaaatttaataaacaagCATGAAGATATATCAATTGAAgcaatatcatattttatcggTGAATGTAATTATGGTGGAAAAATTATGAACAAATATGATCAAAGATGTATAAATTATctcttaaattattattgcaatgataatataacatattcaCAGTACTTCTTTTCAAACAATCCAAAATATCTATTGCCTAGAAAATgtgaatataatgaaataataaaacatatacaaAATATGTCAATAAATCATTCTGCTGAAGTATTTGGAACGGATGAAAATGCTATTGCTTTCAGAGATGTTAAAGAAAGTACAGAATTTCTAACATATATGTCTTTAATGAGTTCTATGACCTCATCAAAGATTGATGAATTTATAGAAGCTGATAAATTAactataatcaataatattgaagctgaaatatcaaatatatgtatcgttgaaaatgtagaaaatatttatcattctaCACTTTCAAATCCATTGAATATCGtgttaatatatgaaattgaaTTACTTAATAAAACACTTATCGAAATGAGAAAAACATTGACAGATTTAAGATCAGCATTTAATGGTGACATTATATTAAGCAATTATTTGGAAGAATTATggaaattaatatacaatgGTCAAATTCCATATATCTGGAAAAAAGTAGCCAATAATATGGAAGCTATAAACCTTTCTGAATTTATCAGTTAtttagtaaagaaaagaaattttatcaaagattGGATTGAAAATGAACGTCCTTATTTGATACATTTTGGTGCATTATCGTATTGCAAAATGTTCCTCTCTGTTTCAAAACTTATGTTTTCGAGAAAACATAATGttccgattaaaaaaatttactccGACTTGAAAATATTGACAATTTATGAACCATCtaaaattgaacaaaaatttaatgataatttttttatttacggaTTATATTTAATCGGTGCACAATGGAATTCGGAAAAAATGACATTAACAAATAGTGTACCTGGTATGTATCGTTACGACATGCCCATCATTTGTCTTAAATTTGtcacaaaagaaataatattacaaaacgtGTATAAATGTCCTGTGTACACTATTTGTGTGgaaaataacattaaaaaatcaaatgcaAATTTTACACGCTCCAACCAAATGCGAAGCttacatattcatattatGACCGTACCTTTAAAAACCAATATATGTGTTGCACATTGGATAAGACGTGGTACAGcattatattgttaa